One region of Jatrophihabitans cynanchi genomic DNA includes:
- a CDS encoding amidohydrolase family protein → MEFDMTAIASRIPVMSGDGHSGLPTAEYRGYLEKRLHADFDRYLTKHAWRWSPLRAESYLPSDFNDKFIGTAGFDPARGSSIAWDPKLRVSEMNLAGIVCDVLFPDDQNTNDPPFGAGLAHAVEGMIGTEGYPPSLVRAGARAYNRWLAEFCSVDPKRLLGLTLLGTLDDPNWCVEEIERAYDDGLRTGVVLPLEYYLPLYHHRRYDILWERCADLGLTVCVHPGRGAPTYNGDNEYEERSIFLMEVGWYAHRPLWSFIIGGVFDRFPRLNLAFAELGISWITPILDRIEKGELNSSPAGRRAAGLDSAHEYWNRHCYAVHSSYQVAEDFVNPGISNVLWGGDISHGEGAWPTAGEGLSGVPLKRAECLRRLLAGLPEEQAHRVLCGVFEKAFANVDMACLADVTESVGLSREELQLA, encoded by the coding sequence ATGGAGTTCGATATGACTGCAATTGCTAGCCGGATCCCTGTGATGTCCGGCGACGGCCATTCCGGACTTCCAACAGCCGAGTATCGCGGCTATTTGGAGAAGCGTCTACATGCTGATTTCGATCGCTACCTAACGAAGCATGCGTGGCGATGGTCGCCCCTGCGAGCCGAGTCGTACCTGCCTAGCGATTTCAATGACAAGTTCATCGGGACGGCTGGATTCGATCCGGCGAGGGGATCGTCGATTGCCTGGGATCCGAAGTTACGCGTCAGCGAAATGAATCTTGCCGGGATCGTGTGTGATGTCCTTTTCCCGGACGATCAAAACACAAACGATCCTCCCTTCGGGGCCGGGCTTGCACATGCTGTGGAAGGCATGATCGGAACTGAAGGCTATCCACCCTCGCTTGTTCGCGCGGGTGCCCGGGCATACAACCGTTGGCTCGCCGAGTTCTGCTCGGTCGATCCGAAGCGACTCTTGGGGTTGACCCTGCTCGGCACGCTTGACGACCCGAACTGGTGCGTCGAAGAAATAGAACGGGCGTACGATGATGGCCTTCGGACGGGCGTCGTTTTGCCACTGGAGTACTACCTACCGCTATACCACCACCGGCGGTACGACATTCTTTGGGAACGTTGCGCCGACTTAGGGTTGACGGTGTGCGTCCACCCTGGACGGGGCGCACCAACTTACAATGGTGACAACGAGTACGAGGAGAGGTCCATCTTCTTAATGGAAGTGGGCTGGTACGCGCACCGACCATTGTGGTCGTTTATTATCGGAGGCGTTTTCGACAGATTCCCGCGGCTTAACCTTGCCTTCGCCGAGCTTGGAATCAGCTGGATCACTCCAATTCTCGACAGAATCGAAAAGGGTGAGCTGAATTCCTCGCCGGCGGGTCGCCGGGCTGCCGGGCTGGACAGCGCACACGAATACTGGAACCGGCATTGCTATGCGGTCCACTCTTCCTACCAAGTGGCGGAAGACTTCGTGAATCCGGGTATCTCCAATGTTCTTTGGGGTGGTGATATTTCGCATGGCGAGGGTGCCTGGCCCACTGCGGGTGAGGGGCTTAGCGGAGTGCCTCTCAAGCGTGCCGAGTGCCTGCGTCGCTTACTGGCCGGTCTACCTGAAGAGCAAGCACATCGCGTGCTGTGCGGCGTGTTTGAGAAAGCGTTCGCTAACGTCGATATGGCATGCCTCGCCGACGTGACCGAGAGCGTTGGCCTGTCGCGCGAAGAGCTGCAGCTAGCCTAG